One Gemmatimonadota bacterium genomic window carries:
- a CDS encoding efflux RND transporter periplasmic adaptor subunit, with amino-acid sequence MATRGWTWAPLAAMVVLGCKKEEVKLVVYQSVPIERRDIVVSARATGTVLPDTVVEVKSKASGEILDMKVETGSVVTRGQLLVRVDQRGPRNTVNQAEANLDVGKARLQNADAQRRRSDELFKSQSITEQEHESAVLALANAKAEVVRAQVEVENARIAMEDTDVLAPITGTIIAKNVERGQVISSPTRDVGGGTVLLKMADLNLVQVRTLVDETDIGKIRAGLRATVTVDAYPNQPFTGEVLKIEPQAETAQNVTMFPVLVRIDNRNGLLKPGMNADVELHIGRRDSVLAVPNAALRTQRDVASAASVLGISAEALQPMLQAAQAQADSAKELAARNAPRDSAKPEGEAAKPAAAGANTMTTPDGRTITLPPGVTQAQIRAIFQKRFSGGTLAASEQQIMQQMMRAGGRGGAGGGRPRTGGGNDFQFGGNYIVFVMRGGQATPLMVRTGLTDLDYSEIVSGLTATDSVLVLPSASMVQQQEEFRNRMTNMTGGGAVPGMRSTTSSAAPAGGARPSTGARP; translated from the coding sequence ATGGCTACTCGTGGGTGGACCTGGGCGCCGTTGGCGGCGATGGTGGTCCTCGGATGCAAGAAAGAGGAAGTGAAGCTGGTCGTGTATCAGTCGGTGCCGATCGAACGCCGCGACATCGTTGTGTCGGCGCGAGCCACCGGCACCGTCCTCCCCGATACCGTGGTCGAGGTCAAGTCCAAGGCGTCCGGTGAGATTCTCGACATGAAGGTCGAGACCGGATCGGTGGTGACTCGGGGCCAGTTGCTGGTACGGGTCGACCAGCGCGGCCCCCGGAATACGGTCAATCAGGCCGAAGCCAACCTCGACGTCGGGAAAGCCCGGCTCCAGAACGCCGACGCCCAGCGGCGGCGTTCCGACGAACTGTTCAAGTCCCAGTCCATCACCGAGCAGGAGCACGAGTCGGCTGTGTTGGCCCTGGCCAACGCTAAGGCCGAAGTGGTCCGGGCCCAGGTCGAGGTCGAGAACGCCCGAATCGCGATGGAGGATACCGACGTGCTCGCGCCGATCACCGGGACCATCATCGCCAAGAACGTCGAGCGGGGCCAGGTTATTTCCTCGCCGACCCGGGATGTCGGCGGCGGGACCGTGCTCCTCAAGATGGCCGACTTGAACTTGGTTCAGGTGCGGACGCTGGTCGACGAAACCGATATCGGGAAGATCCGGGCTGGTCTCCGGGCCACGGTAACGGTCGACGCCTACCCGAACCAGCCCTTCACCGGTGAGGTGCTCAAGATCGAGCCCCAGGCCGAGACTGCCCAGAACGTGACCATGTTTCCGGTGTTGGTCCGGATCGACAATCGGAACGGCCTCCTCAAGCCGGGTATGAACGCCGATGTCGAACTCCACATTGGACGCCGGGACAGTGTCTTGGCGGTGCCCAACGCCGCGCTCCGGACCCAGCGCGATGTCGCCTCGGCGGCCTCGGTTCTCGGGATCAGCGCGGAGGCCCTGCAGCCGATGCTGCAGGCCGCTCAGGCGCAGGCCGACTCAGCCAAGGAACTGGCGGCCCGAAACGCTCCCCGTGACTCGGCAAAGCCGGAAGGTGAGGCCGCCAAGCCGGCCGCGGCTGGGGCCAATACGATGACCACGCCGGACGGGCGGACCATCACCCTGCCGCCCGGTGTGACCCAGGCGCAAATCCGGGCCATCTTTCAGAAACGGTTCAGCGGTGGGACGCTGGCGGCGAGTGAGCAGCAGATCATGCAGCAGATGATGCGAGCCGGTGGCCGCGGCGGCGCGGGCGGCGGCCGGCCCCGGACCGGAGGCGGCAATGACTTCCAGTTCGGCGGCAACTACATCGTGTTCGTGATGCGAGGCGGACAGGCGACGCCCCTGATGGTGCGGACCGGTCTGACCGATCTCGACTACAGCGAGATCGTGAGTGGTCTGACCGCGACCGATTCCGTCTTGGTGCTCCCGAGCGCCAGCATGGTTCAGCAGCAGGAAGAATTCCGCAACCGGATGACGAACATGACCGGCGGCGGCGCGGTGCCCGGGATGCGTTCGACCACCAGCAGCGCGGCCCCGGCTGGTGGCGCCCGCCCGTCAACCGGAGCCCGGCCATGA
- a CDS encoding TolC family protein — translation MQCWLGATARIEPGKRRMATSNEMLGALIAIGLLAGPGAAQTKPAVTLVEALERSERVQPRVVQAMGVVKNADARVRSSKGAYLPNLNVSTSAAEFFSEGQRVDQSTGQLVETNSSTTSFNGSVNSSIELFDGFRRGAESRSARANRESAVESLEDARFQQGLLTTNQFFDVLAATQLGRVREASVRRADEQLKVSIARLRAGAAIRSDSLRSLVTLGNARVQLINAATQLATAEANLGRLIGLDGPAAAVDDSGFYQVTEVLDTVALRAEAIARAPQVRLAEAAARAARASIGVARAGYWPTLTLAGSNSINGSEQNDFQFLQQRQASLTVNWAVFNRFTREQNIANQTSTAETAEANANEVRRQVLASLTTRLAELDAARVRTGISQTSLAAAGEDGRVQQERYRLGVATIVDVLTSQESLTQAEVDAVTARFDYLRAKAQIQALIGRKL, via the coding sequence ATGCAATGTTGGCTCGGCGCGACAGCGCGCATCGAGCCCGGAAAGCGAAGAATGGCAACAAGTAACGAGATGCTCGGGGCCCTGATTGCGATCGGTCTGTTGGCCGGACCAGGTGCGGCCCAAACCAAGCCGGCGGTCACCTTGGTCGAGGCCCTCGAGCGGTCGGAGCGGGTGCAACCGCGGGTGGTCCAGGCTATGGGCGTGGTCAAGAACGCCGACGCCCGGGTCCGGTCGTCCAAGGGAGCCTATCTCCCCAACCTCAACGTGTCGACCTCGGCGGCGGAGTTCTTTTCTGAGGGTCAGCGGGTGGACCAGAGCACCGGTCAGCTGGTTGAGACGAATTCGAGCACCACGAGCTTCAACGGAAGCGTCAACAGTTCGATTGAACTGTTCGACGGATTCCGGCGGGGGGCTGAGTCCCGATCGGCTCGGGCCAACCGCGAGTCGGCGGTCGAGAGCCTCGAGGACGCCCGGTTCCAGCAAGGCCTCCTCACGACCAACCAGTTCTTCGATGTACTCGCGGCCACTCAGTTAGGCCGGGTCCGGGAGGCCAGTGTCCGGCGAGCCGATGAGCAGCTCAAGGTCTCGATTGCTCGGCTCCGGGCCGGCGCCGCGATTCGCTCCGACTCGCTCCGGTCGCTCGTCACGTTAGGCAACGCCCGGGTGCAACTGATCAATGCGGCAACCCAACTGGCAACGGCCGAAGCCAATCTCGGCCGGCTGATCGGGCTCGATGGGCCGGCGGCCGCGGTCGATGATTCCGGGTTCTATCAGGTCACCGAGGTGCTCGATACCGTCGCGCTTCGCGCCGAGGCGATAGCCCGGGCCCCCCAGGTGCGGTTGGCCGAGGCGGCGGCCCGGGCGGCAAGGGCTTCGATCGGTGTGGCGCGGGCCGGCTATTGGCCGACGCTGACGCTGGCCGGGTCCAACTCGATCAACGGGAGCGAACAGAACGACTTCCAGTTCCTCCAACAGCGGCAGGCGAGCTTGACGGTCAACTGGGCGGTGTTCAACCGGTTCACCCGGGAGCAGAACATCGCCAATCAAACCTCGACCGCCGAAACCGCCGAGGCCAATGCCAACGAGGTCCGTCGCCAAGTGTTGGCGAGTCTGACCACCCGGCTGGCGGAGCTGGACGCGGCGCGGGTCCGGACCGGCATTTCCCAAACGAGTCTTGCCGCGGCCGGCGAGGATGGGCGAGTGCAGCAGGAGCGGTACCGCCTCGGGGTCGCGACGATCGTTGACGTGCTCACTTCCCAGGAATCACTCACCCAGGCCGAAGTCGACGCGGTGACCGCCCGGTTCGATTACCTCCGGGCCAAAGCGCAGATCCAGGCCCTGATTGGACGGAAACTATGA
- a CDS encoding FtsX-like permease family protein, producing the protein MIIGETVKVALSSIRANKLRAALTMLGIVIGVGAVIAVVALGSGAQKAVEDRINALGANVLTVYPGQSFFGGRSSDVRVSLTVDDADALREDAHLISDVVPELSRSMTVGYSNQNLNVNIVGTTPNFLPVKNFTILYGQMFTTGDDGARQRYAVLGSSVPEMLDVNPAALLKQLISIGGQTFEVIGVLAKKGAAMSWQNPDEQILIPLNTARFRLMGTDRIRQVSLKVKEDVPLEQGMVDIERILRREHKIRPGGDNDFQIRNQQEILATQQQATEVFGVLLASIAAVSLVVGGIGIMNIMLVSVTERTREIGVRRALGATRLNIMSQFLIEAVVLCLMGGAFGVLVGAGSARVMSKLLGWNTLISPTAVIVAFAFSAFVGLFFGLWPARRAANLNTIDALRYE; encoded by the coding sequence ATGATCATCGGCGAAACGGTCAAAGTGGCGCTCTCGAGCATCCGCGCCAATAAGCTGCGTGCGGCCCTGACGATGCTCGGCATCGTGATCGGCGTCGGCGCCGTCATTGCGGTGGTCGCATTGGGCAGCGGAGCGCAAAAGGCGGTCGAGGACCGAATCAACGCGCTCGGTGCGAACGTGCTGACGGTGTATCCCGGGCAGTCGTTCTTCGGCGGCCGCTCTTCCGATGTTCGCGTTAGCCTGACGGTTGATGATGCCGATGCACTCCGAGAGGATGCCCACCTCATTTCCGACGTCGTCCCAGAATTGTCGAGAAGCATGACGGTCGGATACAGTAACCAGAACTTGAACGTGAATATCGTCGGCACCACGCCGAATTTTCTTCCGGTCAAGAATTTTACGATTCTGTACGGCCAAATGTTTACCACCGGCGACGACGGCGCCCGCCAGCGCTACGCCGTATTGGGCAGCTCGGTGCCGGAAATGCTCGATGTCAATCCAGCCGCACTGCTCAAGCAGTTGATCAGCATCGGCGGCCAGACGTTTGAGGTCATCGGCGTGTTGGCCAAGAAGGGCGCCGCCATGTCCTGGCAGAATCCTGACGAGCAGATTCTGATCCCCCTCAACACCGCCAGATTCCGATTGATGGGCACCGATCGGATTCGGCAGGTCAGCCTGAAGGTCAAGGAGGATGTGCCGCTTGAGCAGGGGATGGTCGACATCGAGCGGATTCTCCGGCGGGAACACAAGATCCGGCCCGGCGGTGACAACGACTTCCAAATCCGCAATCAGCAGGAAATCCTGGCCACTCAGCAGCAGGCCACCGAGGTGTTTGGGGTCCTCTTAGCCAGCATCGCGGCCGTGTCCCTGGTCGTCGGCGGCATCGGGATCATGAACATCATGTTGGTGTCGGTCACCGAACGGACCCGGGAAATCGGGGTCCGCCGGGCGCTTGGTGCGACCCGGCTCAACATTATGAGCCAGTTCTTGATCGAAGCCGTCGTGCTCTGCCTGATGGGCGGGGCGTTTGGGGTCCTGGTGGGTGCCGGGAGTGCCCGGGTCATGTCCAAACTGCTCGGGTGGAATACGCTCATTTCGCCCACTGCCGTAATCGTGGCCTTCGCCTTCAGCGCATTCGTCGGACTGTTCTTCGGCTTGTGGCCGGCCCGGCGGGCCGCGAATCTGAACACGATCGACGCCCTTCGTTACGAGTAG
- a CDS encoding cardiolipin synthase B, translating into MSPRGRQHPLAADAVERAFDRATGGRPIPGNRVGLLFDGPAAFEAMLGLIAGAERWIHFDNYIFQSDETGFRFAEALAARARVGVKVRVSVDWLGSFGTKRTLWQLLESAGVSIHFFHRPGLLDLPSYLSRNHRKLVVADGRRAVLGGFCIGDEWAGDLARGRLPWRDTAIAVDGPAAAALDRAFARTWAIGAPQLPDDEFASEVEACGSAFVRVLAGEPATERAYRVTELLLATAAERVWVTDAYLVAPRRLYRYLVDAATEGVDVRLLVPGTSDIPLVRNLTRFGYRDLIRAGVRIYEWNGPMLHAKTVVADSRWVRIGSSNLNHSSLVSNYELDVLVDAPDLADEMEAQFRRDLDQSAEVSTRPVRAPRQLRGVLPPALSIPAATGSRHARGVRERGSRSVLAMRTLVAGARLALFGPLAIGFAVIGVLFLVLPGPMAITFGIASTWLAVVAGAEALRRRRDHADHPR; encoded by the coding sequence GTGAGTCCACGCGGCCGCCAACACCCTCTGGCGGCCGACGCGGTCGAACGAGCCTTCGATCGCGCCACTGGAGGCCGTCCAATCCCGGGCAATCGGGTCGGCCTGCTCTTTGACGGGCCGGCGGCGTTCGAGGCGATGCTCGGACTCATTGCTGGGGCCGAGCGGTGGATTCACTTCGACAACTACATCTTCCAGTCCGACGAAACCGGGTTTCGATTCGCGGAGGCCCTGGCGGCTCGGGCTCGCGTCGGGGTCAAGGTTCGAGTCTCGGTCGATTGGCTCGGGTCCTTCGGTACCAAACGGACTCTCTGGCAGCTGCTGGAATCCGCCGGTGTCTCAATCCATTTCTTCCACCGCCCAGGGCTGCTCGATCTCCCGTCGTACTTGAGTCGCAACCACCGGAAGCTGGTGGTGGCCGATGGCCGCCGGGCCGTCCTGGGAGGCTTCTGCATCGGAGATGAGTGGGCCGGTGACCTGGCCCGGGGCCGCCTGCCCTGGCGGGATACGGCCATTGCCGTTGATGGACCGGCGGCGGCGGCGCTCGACCGGGCCTTTGCGAGGACTTGGGCCATCGGGGCGCCCCAGTTACCGGACGATGAATTTGCGAGTGAGGTCGAGGCCTGCGGCTCCGCGTTCGTCCGGGTGTTGGCCGGCGAGCCGGCCACTGAACGGGCCTACCGGGTCACGGAACTGCTCTTGGCGACGGCCGCCGAGCGGGTCTGGGTGACGGACGCCTACTTGGTGGCGCCGCGCCGGCTGTATCGGTATTTGGTCGACGCCGCCACTGAGGGGGTCGACGTCCGGCTGCTGGTGCCGGGGACCAGCGACATTCCGCTGGTGAGGAACCTGACCCGGTTCGGGTACCGCGATCTGATCCGCGCTGGGGTTCGGATCTACGAATGGAACGGCCCGATGCTGCATGCCAAGACGGTCGTCGCCGACAGCCGGTGGGTCAGGATCGGGTCCAGCAATCTCAATCATTCGAGCCTGGTCAGTAACTACGAGCTCGACGTTTTGGTCGACGCCCCCGATCTGGCCGATGAGATGGAGGCCCAGTTCCGGCGTGATTTGGATCAGAGTGCCGAAGTCTCGACCCGTCCCGTCCGGGCTCCGCGCCAGCTCCGGGGGGTCCTTCCGCCGGCCCTGTCGATTCCAGCCGCAACTGGTTCTCGGCATGCCAGGGGGGTCCGGGAACGCGGGAGCCGCTCGGTGCTGGCGATGCGCACCCTCGTGGCCGGGGCCCGGCTGGCGCTCTTTGGCCCCCTGGCCATTGGATTCGCCGTCATCGGGGTGCTGTTCTTGGTCCTGCCCGGCCCTATGGCTATAACCTTCGGTATCGCAAGTACTTGGCTCGCGGTTGTTGCCGGTGCTGAAGCCCTTCGTCGTCGCCGGGATCATGCCGACCACCCCAGATAA
- a CDS encoding ketoacyl-ACP synthase III, whose protein sequence is MSSSIILGTGRAVPARTVTNAEFATSMDTSDEWIRTRTGIRERHWITPGETGVDLGLAATRQALEMAQLNATDLDAIIYATISPDHFLPGNGVFLQRKLGVGTIPAFDIRLQCAGFVYAISMADAFVRGGVYRKVLVVGQEIQSTRMDVSPRGRHTAVLFADGAGAVVLGVTDDPNRGILTFDLHAEGAHAEKLWVDEPGAIYNPTVDAERYREGRYFLQMDGKEVYRNAVVRMPESVRTCLDRVGVSAAALKLVIPHQANLRISEVVQKELGLRDDQIYNNIERYGNTTAATIPIALDECVRAGRLGPGDLVAMTAFGSGFVWGSVLLRW, encoded by the coding sequence ATGTCTTCGTCCATCATTCTCGGTACCGGCCGCGCCGTCCCGGCCCGGACCGTCACCAATGCCGAGTTTGCCACCTCGATGGATACCTCCGACGAGTGGATTCGGACCCGGACCGGGATTCGGGAGCGGCACTGGATTACCCCGGGAGAAACCGGGGTCGATCTCGGCCTCGCGGCCACCCGTCAGGCGCTCGAGATGGCACAGTTGAACGCCACCGACCTCGATGCCATCATCTACGCGACCATCAGCCCGGACCATTTTCTGCCCGGCAATGGGGTCTTCCTCCAGCGGAAACTCGGGGTCGGGACCATCCCGGCGTTCGACATCCGGCTCCAGTGTGCCGGCTTTGTCTACGCGATCTCGATGGCGGATGCCTTTGTCCGGGGCGGGGTCTACCGGAAGGTGCTGGTCGTTGGCCAGGAGATTCAATCGACCCGGATGGACGTGAGCCCCCGGGGGCGTCATACGGCCGTGCTCTTTGCCGACGGCGCCGGCGCCGTGGTGCTCGGCGTCACCGACGACCCCAACCGTGGCATTCTGACGTTCGATCTCCACGCCGAGGGGGCTCACGCAGAGAAGCTCTGGGTTGACGAGCCGGGCGCGATCTACAACCCCACCGTTGACGCCGAGCGGTACCGGGAAGGCCGCTACTTCCTCCAGATGGACGGGAAGGAGGTCTATCGGAATGCGGTGGTTCGGATGCCGGAGTCGGTCCGCACTTGTCTCGACCGAGTCGGCGTGTCCGCAGCGGCGCTTAAGCTGGTCATCCCGCACCAGGCGAATCTCCGGATTTCCGAGGTGGTTCAGAAAGAACTCGGGCTCCGGGACGACCAGATCTACAACAACATCGAACGCTACGGGAATACGACCGCCGCGACGATTCCGATTGCGCTGGACGAGTGCGTGCGGGCCGGCCGCCTCGGGCCCGGCGACTTGGTGGCAATGACCGCGTTTGGATCAGGATTTGTCTGGGGGAGCGTTCTGCTCCGGTGGTAG
- a CDS encoding HD domain-containing protein — protein sequence MLDRAAALALVHEYTGSDALRKHMYAVEIAMRAMAGKFGADPEYWGIIGLVHDFDYERFPNPSRSATEEHPAAGVRILAGHGLPDDGQQAILGHATYSGVARSTPLAKALFAVDELSGFLVACALVRPSRSLADLEVSSVKKKLKDKGFARGVSREDVYGSAEELGVPLEDHIGFVLAALRPHEKSLGLGLP from the coding sequence ATGCTCGATCGCGCCGCTGCCCTGGCCTTGGTTCACGAATACACCGGATCCGACGCCCTTCGGAAGCATATGTACGCGGTCGAAATCGCGATGCGCGCCATGGCCGGAAAGTTCGGCGCCGATCCCGAATACTGGGGCATCATCGGTTTGGTGCACGACTTCGACTACGAACGGTTTCCGAACCCCTCCCGCTCGGCAACGGAGGAGCACCCCGCGGCAGGGGTCCGGATCCTCGCCGGGCACGGCCTTCCCGACGACGGGCAACAGGCCATTCTCGGACATGCAACCTACTCCGGGGTTGCTCGCTCCACGCCGCTGGCCAAGGCGCTGTTTGCGGTCGACGAACTGTCAGGTTTTTTGGTGGCTTGTGCGCTGGTGCGTCCGTCCCGTTCGCTGGCCGATTTGGAGGTCTCGAGCGTCAAGAAAAAACTCAAGGACAAGGGGTTCGCCCGGGGTGTCAGCCGGGAGGACGTCTACGGGAGCGCCGAGGAACTCGGGGTGCCGCTCGAGGACCACATCGGGTTCGTGCTCGCCGCCCTCCGGCCTCACGAAAAATCTTTGGGACTCGGCCTCCCGTGA
- a CDS encoding oxidative damage protection protein yields MPSVTCTRCGQSRDPVPFRPFPNALGQRVLDQICNVCWSEWLKLQQQLINHYGLNLREPRSKEFLLGELEKCLFTTAPQS; encoded by the coding sequence ATGCCGTCAGTGACCTGTACCCGATGCGGTCAGTCTCGCGATCCAGTTCCGTTTCGTCCGTTCCCGAACGCACTGGGGCAGCGCGTACTGGACCAGATCTGCAACGTCTGCTGGAGCGAATGGCTCAAGCTCCAGCAGCAACTGATCAACCACTACGGGCTGAATCTCCGGGAGCCGCGCTCCAAAGAGTTCTTGCTCGGCGAACTCGAGAAGTGCCTGTTCACCACCGCGCCCCAATCCTGA
- a CDS encoding peptidylprolyl isomerase, with protein sequence MKTATIETARGTMVAELFDTETPKTVANFEKLANEGFYDGTRFHRVIPDFVIQGGDPLSKDPNNPQVGTGGPGYQIKCECHLNTHKHATGSLSMAHAGKDTGGSQFFVCHSPQAHLDGKHTVFGQVTTGLEVIDTIKANDLIKSIRVA encoded by the coding sequence GTGAAAACCGCTACGATCGAGACCGCGCGAGGCACTATGGTGGCCGAGCTCTTCGACACCGAAACCCCGAAGACGGTGGCTAACTTCGAGAAGCTCGCCAATGAGGGCTTTTATGACGGCACCCGCTTCCATCGGGTCATCCCGGACTTTGTGATCCAGGGCGGCGACCCGCTCTCGAAGGATCCGAACAACCCCCAGGTCGGAACCGGGGGGCCCGGCTATCAGATTAAGTGCGAGTGCCACCTGAATACCCATAAACACGCGACGGGGAGCCTCTCGATGGCCCATGCCGGGAAGGACACTGGCGGGAGTCAGTTCTTCGTGTGCCACTCCCCCCAAGCGCACCTCGACGGGAAGCATACGGTGTTCGGCCAGGTCACCACCGGACTCGAGGTCATCGATACCATTAAAGCGAACGACCTGATCAAGTCGATCCGGGTGGCCTGA
- a CDS encoding sigma-70 family RNA polymerase sigma factor has translation MLKPFVVAGIMPTTPDNPPQRISADPRSSDVTESGWAEAARTGDADAYGRLVMAYAVVARWVAYSFLRNWDEAEDVVQDASLAGWQAIERFDPARSFRPWFLRIVANAALDQLRRRRVRDAEPLHESLPSRGRLPDADAGRVVLREKIDAAMTGLPERQRVAVMMFDGEGYSHAEVASVLQVPEGTARSYVFHARRALRKALATLVEEPA, from the coding sequence GTGCTGAAGCCCTTCGTCGTCGCCGGGATCATGCCGACCACCCCAGATAACCCGCCTCAACGGATTTCCGCCGACCCGCGTAGTAGCGATGTGACCGAATCAGGATGGGCTGAAGCGGCTCGCACCGGCGATGCCGATGCGTATGGGCGCTTGGTCATGGCGTATGCTGTGGTTGCTCGTTGGGTTGCCTACTCCTTCCTCCGAAATTGGGATGAAGCCGAAGACGTGGTCCAAGATGCCTCGCTCGCCGGTTGGCAGGCCATCGAGCGATTCGATCCGGCCCGGTCGTTTCGGCCCTGGTTTCTTCGGATCGTGGCCAACGCCGCGCTCGATCAACTGCGCCGCCGCCGGGTTCGCGACGCCGAGCCGTTGCACGAGTCGTTGCCGAGCCGGGGGCGATTACCGGATGCTGATGCCGGCCGGGTCGTGCTCCGAGAGAAGATCGACGCGGCCATGACCGGGTTGCCGGAGCGGCAGCGAGTGGCGGTCATGATGTTCGACGGTGAAGGCTATAGTCACGCGGAAGTGGCGAGCGTGCTCCAGGTACCCGAGGGTACCGCGCGCTCCTATGTGTTTCATGCCCGGCGGGCGCTCCGCAAAGCGCTTGCCACTCTGGTGGAGGAACCGGCCTGA
- a CDS encoding ABC transporter ATP-binding protein, protein MTTADIGTTAERMAILPIEVPRDAVIVVRNLEREYVMGSETVRALWGVDLTIRRNEFVAIMGPSGSGKSTLMNMIGCLDTPSMGEYWLNGYRVSDLGDDQLARIRNKEIGFVFQTFNLLPRATALQNVELPMVYAGVGSKERKAAAMLALTRVGLAERMTHRPNELSGGQRQRVAIARALVNSPSIILADEPTGNLDSKTSEEILKLFDQLHKEGQTIVLVTHELDIAAHAHRQVHLRDGKVERDFMTEK, encoded by the coding sequence ATGACGACTGCCGATATCGGGACCACCGCCGAGCGGATGGCAATCCTGCCGATCGAGGTCCCGCGCGATGCGGTCATCGTCGTGCGGAACCTGGAACGCGAATATGTCATGGGCAGCGAGACGGTCCGGGCGCTCTGGGGCGTCGACTTGACCATCCGGCGGAACGAGTTCGTGGCCATCATGGGTCCGTCGGGCTCCGGTAAATCCACCTTGATGAACATGATCGGCTGCCTCGACACCCCGAGCATGGGCGAGTACTGGCTCAACGGCTACCGGGTCTCGGACTTGGGCGACGATCAGCTGGCTCGGATCCGGAACAAGGAAATCGGGTTCGTGTTCCAGACCTTCAACCTGCTCCCCCGGGCCACGGCACTCCAGAACGTCGAGCTGCCGATGGTGTACGCGGGTGTCGGTTCGAAGGAACGCAAGGCGGCTGCAATGCTGGCGCTCACCCGGGTCGGTTTGGCCGAGCGGATGACCCACCGCCCGAACGAATTGTCGGGCGGCCAGCGGCAACGAGTGGCGATTGCCCGGGCGCTCGTCAACAGCCCGAGCATCATCCTGGCCGACGAACCGACCGGGAATCTCGACTCGAAGACCAGCGAGGAGATCCTGAAGCTCTTCGACCAGCTGCATAAGGAAGGGCAGACCATCGTCTTGGTCACCCACGAACTGGATATTGCCGCGCACGCTCATCGCCAAGTCCACCTCCGGGATGGCAAGGTCGAGCGCGACTTCATGACGGAGAAGTAA
- a CDS encoding TetR/AcrR family transcriptional regulator, producing the protein MTSPARRTWKRRSEARPRELKAAALALFAERGFGGTTMEDVAKAAGVTVGTLYRYLPDKDGLLTALGEWVVEEPLWPEPTEMPMEPTARLAAMLKSIWTIARQAPHADMLRVLVAETGNAPALVSQYRTQIIEPTERAIAAVVATIDPSRDALLVARAVLGSLLGASILGGTPSGVMPLIPQLAPVDVTIDLLVRAVAEPNRPAASNPVLTRHSGPESW; encoded by the coding sequence TTGACCTCACCGGCCCGCCGGACCTGGAAACGCCGGAGCGAGGCCCGGCCCCGAGAACTCAAGGCGGCCGCCTTGGCGCTGTTTGCCGAGCGCGGGTTCGGCGGCACGACGATGGAGGATGTGGCCAAGGCGGCCGGCGTCACGGTCGGCACCCTCTACCGCTACCTGCCCGACAAAGACGGCCTGCTCACCGCCCTCGGCGAGTGGGTGGTCGAGGAGCCGCTCTGGCCGGAGCCAACCGAGATGCCGATGGAGCCGACAGCGCGGTTGGCCGCGATGCTCAAGTCGATCTGGACAATCGCACGGCAGGCGCCCCATGCCGACATGCTCCGGGTCTTGGTCGCCGAGACCGGTAACGCCCCCGCCCTCGTCAGCCAATACCGGACCCAGATCATCGAGCCAACCGAGCGGGCCATCGCCGCGGTGGTTGCGACCATCGATCCGAGCCGCGATGCGCTATTGGTTGCCCGAGCCGTGCTCGGCAGCCTGCTCGGCGCGAGCATCCTCGGTGGCACCCCATCCGGTGTGATGCCTCTGATTCCCCAGCTCGCCCCGGTCGACGTCACCATCGACCTCTTGGTTCGCGCCGTCGCCGAACCGAACCGCCCTGCCGCGTCAAATCCTGTTCTCACTCGCCACTCGGGACCCGAATCGTGGTAA